From the Gouania willdenowi chromosome 19, fGouWil2.1, whole genome shotgun sequence genome, one window contains:
- the LOC114481787 gene encoding keratin-associated protein 6-2-like codes for MCFLDETPPGEFEDSPRFRVRVRGRVRVRVRRVRVRVRVRVRVRVRVRVRVRVRVRGSGSGSRVRVRGSGSGSGFGFGFGFGFGFRFGFGFGFGLGSGRVRVRVGFGFGFGFGFGVGFGFGFGFGSGSGSGGFGFGFGFGFGFGFGLGFRVGFGFGSGSGFGFGFGFGFGRFEGSGFGVRGSRFGFGFGFRVRVRVRGS; via the exons GGTTTCGGGTTCGGGTTCGGGGTCGGGTTCGGGTTCGGGTTCGGAGGGTTCGTGTTAGGGTTCGGGTTCGGGTTCGGGTTCGGGTTCGGGTTCGGGTTCgggttcgggttagggttaggg GTTCGGGTTCGGGTTCGCGGGTTCGGGTTCGGGGTTCGGGTTCGGGTTCGGGGTTCGGGTTCGGGTTCGGGTTCGGGTTCGGGTTCCGGTTCGGGTTCGGGTTCGGGTTCGGGTTGGGTTCGGGTCGGGTTCGGGTTCGGGTTGGGTTCGGGTTCGGGTTCGGGTTCGGGTTCGGGGTAGGGTTCGGGTTCGGGTTCGGGTTCGGGTCGGGTTCGGGTTCGGGTGGGTTCGGGTTCGGGTTCGGGTTCGGGTTCGGGTTCGGGTTCGGGTTAGGGTTTCGGGTTGGGTTCGGGTTCGGTTCGGGTTCGGGTTTCGGGTTCGGGTTCGGGTTCGGGTTCGGGAGGTTCGAGGGTTCGGGGTTCGGGGTTCGGGGTTCGCGGTTCGGGTTCGGGTTCGGGTTTCGGGTTCGGGTTCGGGTTCGGGGTTCGG